The Ignicoccus hospitalis KIN4/I genome includes the window GCTTGCGCGCGGCCGTGCTCGTGCTCCAGCTCCAACTTGATGCCGTAGCCCCTCCAAAGGAGCGCTATGACGAACAGTACGAACAGCGGGCCTATGTGGCCGGTCTTCAAGTTGAACATCCACTCGTTGAAGTAGAGCCCTGTCAAGTACATCATCTGCTCTATGTCGCTACCGAAGCCACTGGCTATGAAGCCCGCCGCGAAGGGGGCGCCGGCGGTGGCGTACATCAACATGAACGGGAACACGTAGTGCAGCGCCTTCCAAGGCCGTCCGAAGCGGAGCTCGTTGAGTATTCCTATTAAGAACCCTATCAGCAAGTGGAAGTAGCCTATCGTTATGCTCAGCAGCACGTACTTTATCACGGTGTCGCCTAGGTGCTCGAGGCCGAAGCTCAGCGGCGGCGCCATGCCCAGGGCGCCCCACAGCCACATAGCGGGGTCGACCGCGCTCTCGCCTATGAGTGGGCCGAAGAACTCGGCGGAGAGCCAGCCAGTTATGATGGACGCTGTGCCTACCAGCATCATAATCCGTCCTAGGAACTCCGTTCCCCTAGTGAACCTCCTAAGCCCGAAAGGTCTGAAGACGGCCAGGGCCCAGCCTTTACGGTTGACCAGCCCCCAGCCGAACAAGACCAATACCAATGCGTGGCCCCAGTCCGGGAACATGAACATGTAGATGAACGGCAGCGTGAAGGCCATTATCGCCGCCGGTACGAACTCTCTGGGGTCGGGAGGGCCGTAGATGTTCTCCACGTCGTAGGCGGTCTTGGCGCTCTGACTCTCTACCTTGACGTACGTGGGCGGCTTCTCGGAGTCGTAGTCCACCATATGGACTAACGCGAAGCCCACGCTGGCCACGTAATCCTTCAAGGCCTTCAGGGTGTTCTTGAAGAAGCTCTCGGGTACGTAACCTTCCAAGTAGACGAAGTAATCGCTCTCCCTCCCCTTGGAGAGCACTTCCAAGGCGTTCTTAACGCTCAACAAGAGCGCATAGGTGTTGCTTATCTCTATTTCGTAATCGCTGGCCCAAGCCTTGGCCTCCTCAATCAAGAACTTCTTTTCTTCCTCCAGCAACCTTAGGAGTTCTAATGCCACCTTTCTCACGATCTCAGTGCTTATCTTTAAGGCTTCTTTGGCTGCCAAGTCGACGACCGCCAGATCCTTCCTGAGCTCGGCGGGTATCTCGCGGGATATTATCAAGTTGAAGGTTTCTTTCAACTTTTCGACGACGTCCTTGGGCAGCTCGGCGGGTTTAGATATTAAGGTACTTACGTCGAACATCTTTGCCTCTATCTCCTTAATCCTGCTCGTGTACTTCTCGAACTCATCTTCGATCTTCTTCGCCCTTTCCGCTGCGACCTTGGCCGCCTCTTCCCAGCTCTTAACCTTCACGGGTTCGCCCATCTCCGGCTCCACGCTGAGCTCGAAGAACTCGAAATACTGCTCCAGCTTGTTGATGTGGTCCATTATGACGAGTAAGTCTCTGCGGGCCCACTCTATGGGCGCGCCGAACTCTACCTTAGCCTCGGCCGGCTCGTAGCTCCCCAAGTTTACTATTTTCTCTACTAGTTTGTCCGCGCTGTCCTTGGGCACGACTACCCTCACTTTGAACATTCTATCGGGAAACAGCGCAGCCTTTAGGCACACGTCACTTCTCCCTATCCCTTCACGGTGAAGCCTTTTTATAAAGATCTTGAAGGAGGGCGCAGAAGGGCTTCAAATAACTCTCCGGCGCCAAAGGACGTGGAAGGTAAGCTT containing:
- a CDS encoding V-type ATP synthase subunit I gives rise to the protein MCLKAALFPDRMFKVRVVVPKDSADKLVEKIVNLGSYEPAEAKVEFGAPIEWARRDLLVIMDHINKLEQYFEFFELSVEPEMGEPVKVKSWEEAAKVAAERAKKIEDEFEKYTSRIKEIEAKMFDVSTLISKPAELPKDVVEKLKETFNLIISREIPAELRKDLAVVDLAAKEALKISTEIVRKVALELLRLLEEEKKFLIEEAKAWASDYEIEISNTYALLLSVKNALEVLSKGRESDYFVYLEGYVPESFFKNTLKALKDYVASVGFALVHMVDYDSEKPPTYVKVESQSAKTAYDVENIYGPPDPREFVPAAIMAFTLPFIYMFMFPDWGHALVLVLFGWGLVNRKGWALAVFRPFGLRRFTRGTEFLGRIMMLVGTASIITGWLSAEFFGPLIGESAVDPAMWLWGALGMAPPLSFGLEHLGDTVIKYVLLSITIGYFHLLIGFLIGILNELRFGRPWKALHYVFPFMLMYATAGAPFAAGFIASGFGSDIEQMMYLTGLYFNEWMFNLKTGHIGPLFVLFVIALLWRGYGIKLELEHEHGRAQASIVGMEMFDNFLLVISNIISYVRIMALALAHWGLVFAFQVIGEIGGPVLLAILYVLANIMVIMLEGLVSFIHNLRLHFYEWFTKFYIDRGKLFEPAVQYTKIIIE